One genomic region from Flavobacterium lindanitolerans encodes:
- a CDS encoding response regulator, whose translation MRLFEEKINIVLADDDRDECELFKEAVSEINENYNLIFFSNGKELMDYLNDNEIHNPDIIFLDLNMPFMSGVDCLRQIRADEKYSDTAIAIYSTSSSDQDQEDTFTLGANVYIKKPSDYAAMKKILQHIFKTYWQYHTSDMNRETFLISV comes from the coding sequence ATGAGACTATTCGAAGAAAAGATTAACATTGTATTGGCTGATGATGACAGGGATGAATGTGAATTATTTAAAGAGGCAGTTAGCGAAATCAATGAGAATTACAATCTTATTTTTTTCTCTAACGGCAAAGAACTTATGGACTACCTGAACGACAATGAAATCCATAATCCCGACATCATCTTTTTAGACCTCAATATGCCTTTTATGTCAGGAGTAGACTGTTTGAGACAAATACGTGCCGACGAAAAATATTCTGACACCGCAATTGCCATTTATTCCACCTCATCTTCCGACCAGGACCAGGAAGACACCTTTACATTAGGGGCTAATGTTTATATAAAAAAGCCAAGCGATTATGCTGCCATGAAAAAAATACTCCAGCATATTTTCAAAACCTACTGGCAATACCATACGTCAGACATGAACAGAGAAACTTTCCTGATTTCTGTTTAG
- a CDS encoding TolC family protein — MTTKRISLFLLTLFFFQGFSQTLSLKEAVETGMTNYGTLKAKNKYAEASKESVKQARRDYLPNLNLAAQQDYGTVNGQNGPLYGFGGLGVASSGLPLPEQNWNAAFGALYLVNMNWDFFTFGRAKQRINLAKADAERSEKDLEQEKFQHKIKISAAYLNLLASQRLLISQEKNLERAVVFQKIAAARVKNGLLPGVDSTLASAEVSRAKIMLNQGKDQVKELNNKLVALMGTDIKDYVLDSTFVKKIPTSILRLETTTDTLNPILQYYRSRIDFSKQQVRLFKREYYPTFSLFGVYQTRASGFNSNYAVDQTSYTRNYFDGISPDRQNYLLGVGVTWNLTSIARSSKKVSAQKLISEALQEEYNVIDQQLKTQSDAADAKIRYAMDNYAEAPKQVQAAEQAYLQKTTLYKNGLTNLVDVTQTLYTLNRAEIDRDIIYTNVWQSLLMKAAATGDFELFINEF; from the coding sequence ATGACTACAAAAAGAATAAGTCTTTTCCTTCTAACCCTCTTTTTCTTTCAAGGGTTTTCCCAAACCCTTAGCCTGAAAGAAGCTGTAGAAACGGGAATGACTAACTACGGAACCCTAAAGGCAAAAAACAAATATGCCGAGGCTTCCAAAGAAAGCGTAAAACAGGCACGCAGAGACTATCTGCCCAACTTAAATCTGGCGGCCCAACAAGACTACGGAACTGTCAATGGCCAAAACGGACCTTTGTATGGATTTGGCGGACTTGGTGTTGCTTCATCCGGACTACCACTCCCTGAACAAAACTGGAATGCGGCTTTTGGGGCCTTATATCTGGTCAACATGAATTGGGATTTCTTCACTTTTGGAAGAGCAAAACAGCGAATCAATCTGGCAAAAGCAGATGCAGAACGCTCTGAAAAAGATTTGGAACAGGAAAAATTCCAGCACAAAATCAAAATTTCTGCTGCCTATCTTAACCTGCTGGCAAGCCAACGACTGCTTATTTCACAGGAAAAAAATCTGGAGCGAGCCGTTGTTTTCCAAAAAATAGCGGCGGCACGAGTAAAAAACGGATTGCTTCCCGGTGTAGATTCAACACTGGCTTCTGCCGAAGTATCCAGGGCAAAAATCATGCTGAATCAGGGCAAAGACCAGGTCAAAGAACTGAACAACAAGCTGGTGGCTCTTATGGGAACAGACATCAAAGACTATGTTCTTGACAGTACATTCGTAAAAAAAATACCGACGTCCATCCTAAGACTCGAAACAACAACCGACACACTAAATCCGATACTGCAATATTACAGAAGCCGAATTGATTTCAGCAAACAGCAGGTAAGGCTTTTCAAAAGGGAGTACTATCCTACTTTTAGTCTTTTTGGTGTTTACCAGACACGTGCTTCGGGATTCAATTCCAATTATGCTGTAGACCAGACTTCTTATACACGAAATTATTTTGACGGAATCAGTCCTGACCGCCAGAATTATCTTCTTGGTGTTGGTGTTACATGGAATCTTACCTCCATTGCAAGGTCAAGCAAAAAAGTGAGTGCCCAAAAGCTCATCTCAGAAGCTTTGCAGGAGGAATACAATGTAATTGACCAGCAACTCAAGACACAATCTGATGCTGCCGATGCCAAAATCAGATATGCCATGGACAATTATGCTGAGGCTCCAAAACAGGTACAGGCGGCAGAACAGGCCTATCTTCAAAAAACAACCCTCTATAAAAACGGACTGACCAATCTTGTGGATGTCACCCAAACGCTTTATACGCTGAACCGTGCCGAAATAGACAGGGACATCATTTATACCAATGTTTGGCAATCGCTTTTGATGAAAGCCGCCGCAACAGGAGATTTTGAATTATTTATTAATGAATTTTAA
- a CDS encoding efflux RND transporter permease subunit, whose protein sequence is MNLIRFALRKPISILVLVAGLFFFGIGAVRDVKVDILPKMNLPVIYLAHPFGGYTPNQMESYFAKNYVNVMLFANGVKSIETKNIQGLTLMKVTYYEDTNMAQAAAELSALSNRIQAAFPPGSQPPFIIRFDASSLPVGQLVLSSKTRSNNELQDLANVYVRASFTSIPGLLSPPPFGGSPRTIEINVDPDLLRSHNLTPDQIVDAIRINNQTAPSGNVRIGDQNYITPTNNTIKEIKDFEKIPLFKGGIQNLYLGDVATVKDGADITAGYALVNGKRSVYVSIAKAGDASTWDVVQKLKADLPKIQSTLPEDVKLSYEFDQSVYVINSVKSLITEGIIGAVLTGLMVLLFLGDRRAAIIVILTIPISIISGVLFLKLFGQTINLMSLSGLALAIGILVDESTVTIENIHQHLDMGKPKALAIWDACKEIALPKLLILLCILAVFAPAFTMKGIPGALFLPLALAIGFSMIISFLLSQTFVPVMANWLMKSHPKQKHGPEMTDDEAEFIASGLTPESEDDTFNQKKILVERKDFNNDGKISRFERFRNRFMRMLERLFPLRKPVALFYLLGITGLAILLLNVIGQDVFPKVNSSQFQMRLRAADGTRLERTEEKALKALKELENMVGKEHVSISSVYVGQHPSLFSVSPIYMFTAGPHEAVFQIGLKDYHADMDEFKDQFRERIKKILPDVKISFEPIELTDKVLSQGSPTPIEIRIAGKNKKLNEEYANKIIAKLNKISYFRDVQIAQPIKYPSLDINIDRTRAAQVGVDMNEISRSLIASTSSSRYTEKNTWIDEKAGLSYNVQVQVPLNKMKSVHDMGEIPLLKNSTRPVLSDVATITPSFTYGENDNLGAMPYISVTGNIHQTDLGTASKDVQKTIASLGELPRGLFIEPIGLSKVLGETMSSLQGGLLVAVVVIFLMLSANFQSFRISLVILTTVPAVVLGSLLLLLITGSTLNLQSYMGIIMSVGVSIANAVLLVTNAEQLRKHNGDALLSAREAASLRLRPILMTSVAMIAGMLPMAIGHGEGGDQVSPLGRAVIGGLLFSTFTVLIILPLIFAWVQGKTSTQSVSLDPEDKESKHYISSLHPQNEK, encoded by the coding sequence ATGAATTTAATACGTTTTGCACTTCGCAAACCTATCTCCATATTGGTACTAGTGGCCGGGCTTTTCTTTTTCGGAATTGGGGCCGTTCGTGACGTCAAAGTAGATATTCTGCCAAAAATGAACCTTCCGGTAATTTATCTGGCTCACCCTTTTGGAGGTTATACTCCAAACCAGATGGAATCCTATTTTGCAAAAAACTATGTCAACGTTATGCTTTTTGCCAATGGTGTCAAGTCGATTGAAACCAAAAACATTCAGGGATTGACATTGATGAAAGTGACCTATTATGAGGATACCAACATGGCACAGGCCGCTGCCGAATTAAGTGCGCTTTCCAACAGGATTCAGGCTGCTTTCCCTCCGGGTTCACAACCGCCGTTTATTATCCGTTTTGATGCTTCTTCCCTTCCTGTTGGTCAGTTGGTATTGAGCAGTAAAACGCGTTCCAACAATGAATTACAGGATTTGGCTAACGTGTATGTCCGTGCTTCCTTTACTTCAATTCCCGGATTGCTGTCACCGCCACCATTTGGAGGAAGCCCGCGAACTATTGAAATAAATGTTGACCCGGATTTATTGCGTTCACATAATCTTACCCCTGATCAGATTGTAGATGCTATCCGTATCAACAACCAAACGGCTCCTTCCGGAAACGTAAGGATTGGCGACCAGAACTATATCACGCCAACAAACAATACTATCAAGGAAATTAAGGATTTTGAAAAGATTCCATTATTCAAAGGCGGTATTCAAAACCTGTATCTTGGCGATGTAGCTACTGTAAAAGATGGTGCCGATATTACTGCCGGATATGCTTTGGTTAACGGAAAACGCTCTGTTTATGTGAGTATTGCAAAAGCCGGAGATGCTTCTACCTGGGATGTAGTACAAAAGCTAAAGGCAGATTTGCCAAAAATACAAAGCACGCTTCCGGAAGATGTAAAATTATCCTACGAATTTGACCAGTCTGTTTATGTAATCAATTCCGTAAAAAGTTTGATTACCGAAGGTATTATTGGTGCGGTACTGACTGGATTGATGGTACTTTTGTTTTTAGGTGACCGCAGAGCCGCTATTATTGTAATCCTTACCATTCCTATCTCTATCATTTCAGGTGTATTGTTCTTAAAATTATTCGGACAAACCATCAACCTGATGTCCCTCAGCGGATTGGCATTGGCTATTGGAATTCTGGTTGACGAAAGTACGGTGACTATTGAAAACATACACCAGCATCTCGACATGGGAAAACCCAAGGCACTCGCCATTTGGGATGCCTGTAAGGAAATTGCATTGCCAAAACTGCTGATTCTTCTCTGTATTCTTGCTGTTTTTGCCCCTGCATTTACCATGAAAGGAATACCCGGAGCCTTGTTCCTGCCGTTGGCTTTAGCAATTGGTTTCTCGATGATTATTTCCTTCCTGCTATCGCAGACGTTTGTTCCGGTTATGGCAAACTGGCTGATGAAAAGCCATCCTAAACAAAAACATGGTCCGGAAATGACAGACGATGAAGCTGAATTTATTGCTTCAGGACTTACGCCGGAATCAGAAGATGACACATTCAACCAAAAGAAAATATTAGTTGAAAGGAAGGATTTTAATAATGATGGAAAAATCAGTCGTTTTGAACGATTCAGAAATCGGTTTATGCGAATGCTGGAACGCCTGTTCCCGCTTCGAAAACCGGTTGCGCTTTTCTATTTGTTAGGTATCACAGGATTGGCAATACTGCTCCTTAATGTAATTGGACAGGACGTATTTCCTAAAGTCAATTCAAGTCAGTTCCAGATGCGACTTCGTGCTGCCGACGGAACCCGTTTGGAGCGTACGGAAGAAAAAGCCTTAAAAGCTTTAAAAGAACTTGAAAATATGGTAGGCAAAGAACATGTTTCTATCTCTTCGGTTTATGTTGGGCAACACCCTTCCCTCTTTTCCGTATCGCCAATCTATATGTTTACAGCCGGACCGCATGAAGCCGTTTTCCAGATTGGATTGAAAGATTATCATGCCGATATGGATGAATTTAAAGACCAATTTCGCGAAAGGATTAAGAAAATTCTGCCAGACGTGAAGATTTCTTTTGAACCAATCGAACTCACAGATAAGGTCTTGAGCCAGGGTTCTCCTACTCCTATTGAAATCCGTATTGCGGGAAAAAATAAAAAGCTGAATGAAGAATATGCCAATAAGATTATTGCCAAGCTAAATAAAATCAGCTATTTCAGAGACGTTCAGATTGCGCAACCTATCAAATATCCGTCATTGGATATTAATATCGACAGGACACGTGCAGCGCAGGTTGGCGTTGATATGAACGAAATATCGCGTTCCTTAATCGCTTCGACTTCATCTTCCCGATATACTGAAAAAAATACCTGGATTGATGAAAAAGCCGGACTGTCTTATAATGTACAGGTACAGGTTCCTTTAAACAAGATGAAAAGCGTTCATGATATGGGCGAAATTCCTTTGCTTAAAAATTCAACAAGGCCTGTCTTGAGCGATGTGGCTACAATCACGCCTTCTTTCACCTATGGAGAAAATGACAATCTAGGTGCCATGCCCTATATTTCTGTAACCGGAAATATTCACCAAACCGATTTGGGAACGGCTTCAAAAGACGTACAGAAAACTATCGCTTCTTTAGGAGAACTGCCTAGAGGTCTGTTTATCGAACCTATCGGATTAAGCAAAGTATTGGGAGAAACCATGAGCAGCCTGCAAGGCGGATTATTGGTTGCCGTGGTTGTTATCTTCCTGATGCTTTCAGCCAATTTCCAATCGTTCCGTATTTCGTTAGTTATCCTGACAACAGTTCCTGCGGTAGTTCTTGGTTCGTTATTGCTTTTGTTAATCACCGGCTCAACATTAAACCTTCAATCCTATATGGGAATCATCATGTCTGTTGGGGTTTCCATTGCCAATGCCGTACTTTTGGTCACGAATGCAGAACAGCTCCGGAAACATAACGGTGACGCGCTCCTATCTGCCAGAGAAGCGGCTTCTTTAAGGCTTCGCCCTATCCTGATGACCAGCGTTGCCATGATTGCGGGAATGTTGCCAATGGCCATAGGCCATGGTGAAGGAGGTGACCAGGTTTCGCCTTTGGGAAGAGCCGTTATTGGAGGCTTATTATTCTCTACTTTTACGGTACTGATTATCTTACCTCTGATTTTTGCATGGGTACAAGGTAAAACCTCAACACAATCCGTATCACTGGACCCGGAAGACAAAGAAAGTAAACATTATATATCATCATTACACCCACAAAATGAAAAATAA
- a CDS encoding AraC family transcriptional regulator, translated as MPKTETIEDFYKQKLNYLPEDLQQGLGYFNVIRAEDCYKNDVYVPISYTRRDFYKISLARGKNVFHYADKSLEVNGSALIFFNPQVPYTVESLSDDRSGFFCIFKEAFFTESLRNSISSLPMFKIGGKPAYILNEEQDKQISDIFQRMINEINSDYVYKYDLIRNYVTEMIHSAMKIEPSEKLYQHPDANSRITSVFTELLERQFPIESPSQRFTLRSAKDFAEKLYVHVNHLNRAIKMTTGKTTTDLISQRLVNEAQALLKHTDWNISEISYCLGFEEPAHFNNFFKKQMQVAPSVYRSA; from the coding sequence ATGCCGAAGACCGAAACGATAGAAGATTTTTATAAACAAAAGCTCAATTACCTACCTGAGGATTTACAGCAGGGTCTGGGCTACTTTAATGTTATCAGAGCTGAAGACTGTTATAAAAATGATGTATATGTCCCGATAAGTTATACAAGAAGAGATTTTTATAAAATTAGCCTGGCAAGAGGAAAAAATGTTTTCCATTATGCCGATAAAAGCCTTGAAGTTAACGGTTCCGCACTTATTTTTTTCAATCCGCAGGTGCCTTATACTGTTGAATCGTTGTCTGACGACAGGTCAGGTTTTTTCTGTATTTTCAAAGAAGCCTTTTTTACGGAGTCATTACGAAACAGTATTTCCAGTCTGCCCATGTTCAAAATAGGAGGCAAGCCGGCATATATTCTTAATGAAGAGCAGGACAAACAGATTAGTGATATTTTCCAGAGGATGATTAACGAAATCAATTCAGATTATGTCTATAAATATGATTTGATTCGCAATTATGTTACGGAAATGATTCACAGTGCTATGAAAATTGAGCCGTCTGAAAAACTATACCAACATCCGGATGCAAATTCCAGAATAACTTCGGTTTTTACGGAATTGCTGGAAAGACAGTTTCCTATAGAATCGCCATCGCAACGGTTTACGCTCCGTTCTGCAAAGGATTTTGCAGAAAAGCTCTATGTTCATGTCAATCACCTGAACCGTGCCATTAAGATGACTACCGGAAAAACCACAACCGATTTGATTTCACAGCGATTGGTTAATGAAGCGCAAGCCTTGCTAAAGCATACAGACTGGAACATTTCGGAAATCAGTTATTGTCTGGGTTTTGAAGAACCGGCTCATTTTAATAATTTTTTCAAGAAACAGATGCAGGTGGCACCTTCTGTTTATCGTTCTGCATAA
- a CDS encoding pirin family protein → MTTKKIERIIAPPAPHMVGDGFRVHNFIPSAYGLSMQRMSPFIMMDYNSKFYFPPTQELRGVGVHPHRGFETVTIAYKGKVAHHDSAGNSGVIGEGDVQWMTAASGILHKEYHEEQFSKEGGEFQMVQLWVNLPAKDKMSAPKYQGITNDAINKFRLPNDEGLVEVIAGTYNGISGTASTFTPVNLLNAKLNKGAFASFDFPASYNTALLVLEGSIKVNGEDKVATDHFVLFANEGEEFTIEAVENAVVLVLGGEPINEPIAAHGPFVMNTQQEIIQAFNDFNIGRFGYLE, encoded by the coding sequence ATGACAACAAAAAAAATAGAACGCATAATTGCACCACCAGCTCCGCATATGGTTGGGGATGGTTTCAGAGTACATAATTTTATCCCGTCTGCATATGGTTTGAGTATGCAACGCATGAGTCCTTTTATTATGATGGACTATAATTCTAAATTTTACTTTCCTCCTACGCAGGAATTAAGAGGCGTTGGCGTACATCCGCACAGAGGGTTTGAAACCGTAACTATTGCCTACAAAGGAAAAGTAGCACATCATGACAGTGCCGGCAACAGCGGTGTTATTGGCGAAGGTGACGTGCAATGGATGACCGCGGCATCGGGAATTCTTCACAAAGAATATCATGAAGAGCAATTCAGTAAAGAAGGCGGAGAGTTCCAAATGGTACAGCTTTGGGTAAACTTACCGGCAAAAGATAAAATGTCGGCTCCAAAATATCAGGGAATCACAAACGATGCTATTAACAAATTCCGATTGCCAAATGACGAAGGGCTAGTAGAAGTAATTGCAGGAACCTATAACGGTATTTCCGGAACTGCCTCTACATTTACTCCCGTAAATCTGTTGAATGCTAAACTGAATAAAGGAGCCTTCGCTTCATTTGATTTTCCGGCTTCCTATAATACGGCATTGCTTGTATTGGAAGGAAGCATCAAAGTCAATGGTGAAGATAAAGTGGCAACAGACCATTTTGTATTATTTGCCAATGAAGGCGAAGAATTTACGATTGAAGCAGTAGAAAATGCTGTGGTATTGGTTTTGGGCGGAGAACCTATTAACGAGCCCATAGCCGCACATGGTCCGTTTGTAATGAACACACAACAGGAAATAATTCAGGCCTTTAATGATTTTAATATCGGCCGTTTTGGATATCTTGAATAA
- a CDS encoding SDR family oxidoreductase: MENSNQKVWYITGASKGLGLALVKQLINEGKKVAATSRSIEELKKAIGDVDNFLPLQVNLLSEESIEKSIQATVAQFGRVDVIVNNAGYGLAGALEELTDVEARQNFDVNVFGSLNVIRKVLPYLRKQQSGHIFNVSSIGGFTGAFPGFGIYCATKFAVQGFTESLAEEVKPFGIKATIVSPGYFRTDFLKDSSLSVPKNQLQEYKTVRDVQSAHENEINGNQPGDPHKAALAFIRTAEMQNPPVHLFLGQDAYAMAEVKIQSVKENMEAVREYAAATGFDN; the protein is encoded by the coding sequence ATGGAAAATTCAAATCAGAAAGTTTGGTATATTACTGGAGCATCAAAAGGCCTGGGACTGGCTCTGGTGAAACAGTTAATAAATGAAGGTAAAAAAGTGGCGGCCACATCAAGAAGTATAGAAGAACTTAAAAAAGCTATAGGTGATGTGGATAATTTTCTGCCTTTGCAGGTAAATCTTCTTAGTGAAGAGAGTATCGAAAAAAGCATACAGGCAACTGTAGCCCAATTTGGTAGAGTTGATGTTATTGTTAATAATGCAGGTTACGGTCTTGCAGGAGCTTTGGAAGAGCTTACTGATGTTGAAGCAAGACAAAACTTTGATGTCAACGTTTTCGGTTCTTTAAATGTTATCCGAAAAGTATTGCCTTATTTGAGAAAGCAACAATCAGGACATATTTTTAATGTTTCTTCTATTGGAGGATTCACAGGAGCTTTTCCCGGCTTTGGAATCTATTGTGCAACCAAGTTCGCTGTTCAGGGATTTACAGAGTCGTTGGCAGAAGAAGTAAAACCTTTCGGAATAAAAGCAACTATTGTTTCTCCGGGTTATTTTAGGACAGATTTCCTGAAAGATTCCTCATTGAGTGTTCCTAAAAATCAACTCCAGGAATACAAAACGGTTAGAGATGTCCAATCTGCACATGAAAACGAAATCAATGGCAATCAGCCTGGTGACCCGCATAAAGCAGCCTTAGCTTTTATCAGAACAGCCGAAATGCAAAATCCTCCGGTGCATTTGTTTTTAGGACAGGATGCTTATGCAATGGCAGAAGTCAAAATACAATCAGTAAAAGAAAATATGGAAGCAGTTCGGGAGTATGCCGCAGCTACCGGATTCGACAACTAA
- a CDS encoding SDR family NAD(P)-dependent oxidoreductase → MKTDKIWYVTGASKGLGLALVKKLLATGYKVAATSRNATTLSEAVGAGNSENFLPLEVDLVDEQSVAESIRRTQEVYGKIDVIVNNAGYGIGGTIEELSQEEISEAFNINVFGTINVIKYAMPYLRAQRSGYIINISSIAGFAPATGWSIYAAAKHAIIGLSESLADDVRQLGTKVTAIAPGAFRTQFLTKESLVFAENSIEDYEEVHASHDKFHKMNGNQLGDPEKAAEVMIHLAESDNPPVRLYLGSDAYRRASAKLGTLTQMLEDWKDTTLSTDFQE, encoded by the coding sequence ATGAAAACAGATAAAATTTGGTATGTAACAGGAGCTTCAAAAGGACTGGGACTTGCCTTGGTAAAAAAATTACTTGCAACAGGTTATAAAGTTGCCGCAACATCAAGAAATGCTACTACTTTGAGTGAAGCTGTTGGTGCAGGAAATTCAGAAAATTTCTTACCTTTGGAAGTAGATTTGGTAGATGAACAATCTGTAGCTGAATCTATTAGGAGAACACAGGAAGTTTATGGAAAGATTGATGTGATTGTGAACAATGCCGGTTACGGCATAGGAGGTACTATTGAAGAATTGTCGCAGGAAGAAATTTCGGAGGCTTTTAATATCAACGTTTTCGGGACCATCAATGTCATCAAATATGCCATGCCTTATCTAAGAGCACAACGTTCCGGATATATTATCAATATTTCTTCTATAGCCGGATTTGCACCTGCTACGGGATGGTCTATTTATGCGGCGGCCAAACACGCTATCATTGGTTTGTCAGAATCATTGGCAGATGATGTAAGGCAACTTGGTACCAAAGTTACGGCTATCGCCCCGGGAGCTTTCCGAACGCAGTTTTTGACAAAAGAATCGCTGGTGTTCGCTGAGAATTCAATAGAAGATTATGAAGAGGTTCATGCATCACACGATAAGTTCCATAAAATGAATGGCAATCAGCTAGGCGACCCTGAAAAAGCAGCAGAAGTGATGATTCATCTGGCTGAAAGCGATAATCCTCCTGTAAGATTATATCTTGGAAGTGATGCTTACAGAAGAGCGTCAGCAAAATTAGGAACGCTAACACAAATGTTAGAAGATTGGAAGGATACCACACTTTCAACCGACTTTCAGGAATGA
- a CDS encoding GNAT family N-acetyltransferase — MDYTITHNESRKRFEISLDGKTAYVKYELFDGGIAYMHTIVPAELEGKGIASALAKYVLDYAKNNGLKVKPYCPFINAYIDRHPEYQENSLFHTKH; from the coding sequence ATGGACTATACAATCACACATAATGAAAGCCGTAAACGATTCGAAATCAGTTTGGATGGAAAGACGGCCTATGTAAAATATGAACTTTTTGACGGAGGCATTGCTTATATGCACACTATTGTTCCTGCTGAACTGGAAGGTAAAGGAATAGCTTCTGCCCTCGCAAAATATGTCCTCGACTATGCAAAGAATAACGGACTGAAAGTAAAACCTTATTGTCCGTTTATTAATGCTTATATCGACAGGCATCCTGAATATCAGGAAAATTCACTTTTTCACACTAAACATTGA
- a CDS encoding Crp/Fnr family transcriptional regulator: MTDLFKKYIIDTQCATESQYEEVEHLVHPVNIAKGQLLLQEGEICDKAYFVCKGILRSYTLDESGKEHTIQFAPENWIIADRSSFYFHEPSEMYIDALENTEAVYVQKEFFDIAAKKFENFTKVNTLALHNNIRHMEKRINYLLSASAEKRYLKFIETYRDLSLRVPQLLIASYLGITPEGLSRVRKELANKNFNRD; the protein is encoded by the coding sequence ATGACCGACCTCTTTAAAAAATACATTATTGATACCCAATGCGCCACTGAAAGTCAATATGAAGAAGTGGAGCATCTTGTCCATCCTGTCAATATAGCAAAAGGGCAGTTATTATTACAGGAAGGCGAAATCTGCGACAAGGCCTATTTTGTTTGCAAAGGCATTCTTCGCTCCTATACTTTGGATGAATCCGGCAAAGAGCATACCATCCAATTTGCTCCGGAAAACTGGATTATTGCTGACAGAAGCAGTTTTTATTTTCACGAACCTTCAGAAATGTATATCGATGCTTTGGAAAACACCGAAGCGGTTTATGTGCAAAAAGAATTTTTCGACATTGCTGCAAAAAAGTTTGAAAATTTTACAAAAGTCAATACGCTTGCACTCCATAACAATATCAGGCATATGGAAAAAAGAATCAATTATCTTTTAAGTGCATCGGCAGAAAAAAGATATTTGAAATTCATTGAAACCTATCGCGATTTATCACTCAGGGTTCCACAACTGCTCATTGCCTCCTACCTGGGTATTACTCCGGAAGGTTTAAGCCGCGTCAGAAAAGAACTGGCAAATAAAAACTTCAACAGAGATTAG
- a CDS encoding efflux RND transporter periplasmic adaptor subunit yields MKNNLYRTSALLLLLAVLNSCGPSEKAEAAPVEETAPAAIETFQISKEKLSTELRIPAELTGFQQVDIYAKVSSFVKELKVDIGSQVKKGQLLMVLEAPEISSQLAASESRLRSQEAVYMASNSTYKRILETSKVEGTISKNDLEQSEARKNSDYAQLQAAKASYKEIQNIQGYLQIRAPFDGVVAARNVNLGAYVGPAGKGSELPLFTLQEQSKLRLSVYVPEMYTGYLKNGDEISFSVKSMPGQTFKAKVSRMSGALDSRLRSERVEMDVINTTKKLLPGMVAEVLLPLKAQDSNYVIPKTALVTSSEGTFVLEVVDNKTVRKQVQKGREVEDRVEIFGDIPENAQLVKLASEEIKDGTPVK; encoded by the coding sequence ATGAAAAATAATTTATACAGAACATCGGCCCTATTATTGCTTCTGGCTGTTTTAAACAGCTGTGGCCCGTCAGAAAAGGCTGAAGCCGCACCTGTTGAAGAAACAGCACCTGCTGCTATTGAAACTTTTCAAATCAGCAAAGAAAAATTATCTACAGAACTACGGATTCCCGCAGAACTCACAGGTTTTCAGCAGGTTGATATTTACGCTAAAGTAAGCAGCTTTGTAAAAGAACTGAAAGTAGATATTGGAAGTCAGGTAAAAAAAGGACAGCTTTTAATGGTTTTGGAAGCACCGGAAATCAGTTCCCAACTTGCCGCTTCAGAATCAAGACTCCGCTCTCAGGAAGCGGTCTATATGGCAAGCAACAGCACCTATAAAAGAATTCTGGAAACCAGTAAGGTAGAAGGAACTATTTCCAAAAATGACCTGGAGCAGTCTGAAGCCAGAAAAAATTCGGATTATGCACAGCTACAGGCGGCCAAAGCGTCTTATAAAGAAATCCAGAACATTCAGGGTTATCTGCAAATTCGTGCACCATTTGATGGAGTCGTTGCTGCCCGTAATGTCAATCTTGGCGCTTATGTTGGCCCGGCCGGAAAAGGCTCAGAACTGCCTTTGTTTACATTACAGGAACAAAGCAAACTTCGCCTTTCCGTATATGTTCCTGAAATGTATACAGGCTATTTGAAAAACGGAGATGAGATTAGTTTCAGCGTCAAATCAATGCCGGGACAAACTTTTAAAGCAAAAGTATCCCGTATGTCAGGAGCTTTGGATAGCCGACTGCGTTCAGAACGTGTTGAAATGGATGTTATCAATACTACTAAAAAACTTTTACCGGGCATGGTAGCTGAAGTATTACTACCACTAAAAGCTCAGGACAGCAATTATGTTATTCCTAAAACTGCATTGGTTACCTCAAGTGAAGGAACATTTGTTTTGGAAGTTGTAGATAATAAAACCGTCAGAAAACAAGTTCAAAAAGGCCGCGAAGTAGAAGACCGTGTGGAAATTTTCGGAGATATTCCCGAAAATGCACAACTGGTCAAACTGGCTTCGGAAGAAATAAAAGACGGAACTCCTGTAAAATAA